The genomic DNA tGTCCTAAGTGTCAGTCAGAGAATTGTGGGGCTataagagggaaaaatgggattaatataggattagtataaatgggtggttgatggtcagcacagactcagtgagctgaagggtctgttttggtgctgtatctctctatgacccttATCTAAAGTTAAATGAAGCATTCACATATGACAATTATAAGATTAATATTGATTCTTTTATTGTAGCTCAAAGCAACTGAAGGAATACATAGAGATAGTTTCAGAAATTTGAGTAGGAATTAGCATGCAAAAGGAGCATTGTTTTCAAGAATGCACCAGTTTTATTTCAGCATGATTTGAACTTTTTAAACAATTTCTTAAGATGAGCACAGATTTGTACAGATGTTGATAATGCATATTTTCATGGATTGCAACTCTTGTTCGAGGATGAAAGTTTGATGTAGTTGTAGATTTAATGGTATTGCCTGGATATAGCATCGACCACCACAGCAAAATATTTCTCCCAAATTGCTTGTATTTGAGGTGGGAACTTCTCCTTCCGGACTATGGCCAGTTCGATGACAAAGCATTTTGCCAGCAGCTATAAAAACAAAAGAAGAAAACTCCCATTATACAATTTGAAACAAAGCTTGCCCCAATGGGATAAATTTTAAACTTAAAGCACCCAATGATTTAGGTCAGAAAATATTCTATGGAAAAGTTATCATTACAAGAAACATCTCTGCATTCGTGTAACAGTGAAAAGAAGTATTTTTTAAGATCAGCTTGTGATCCTGAGAAAGCCATTGTACAAGGCAATAGAGGGTGCCCTTGACAAGTTGGCACCAGTTGAAGCATACAAGTTTTCCAAACCTGTGTACTCCAATTCCAGAGTTATAGTCCCACATGACTTTGCAGCAAAAGTGGAGTGAGACTCCCTATTTCAGTGGAAACTAGATATCCCCCATGGCAACATTTTCCCTTTTTCGGGGAGTCTCAATTTACTTTATTTGGCTGTCATGTCATGCTCTAACTCTGGGATTAGGTGGCATTTACAATATAACTTTAGTGAAAATGgaacaaatatttaaaaatattAGTTTCCTACACGGAAGCTGTGAACATCCACATGTAACTGATCAGCGTGCTTCTTGCTGAGATCCGTAAAATGGGACTTGACATCATCCAAGTGCAAGACAGCACAATCCAGAGCATCCATCACTTTCTTTGCGTGTTCTCGAACACCGTGGCTACTCGCTGTAAATTCTGTCAGCTTTTGAAAGTATCTCGTAGTCCAGGGATAGACTTTGAACATCCTGGAGGGAGAAAGCAAAATAATTCAACTTTATGCCAAGTTCTAGATTGAATTTAAATCGCAAAACTAATCATTGAATCAATTTGAACCAAGTAAAAAGTTAAGCTTTACATGAGTTTGACTGGAACTTTAGTAAAAACTTTAATATTAATTCCGTGAACCTGTAACAATGTTTAGTGAACCATTGAAAAATAAACATCATTCATAGCAATCTTGCTTGGAAATATAAAGCATGAATCATATTTAAAATAAGAATGCATTTACACTAACCTTGCAAGGGCTTTGGCACCAAGTAAATATCTGTCGATACTCTTCCATGTGCTGGTGATTTCATCTGTCTCATCTTTAGACCAATGCACCATTTTGCCGGTTTCGATCTCACTGCTGCTTCTTGTACAAGAAAACTGTGTTAATCTGCAGTTTCTGTCTGATTTATATAGTCTGGAATGGGGCACATCCCAAAGCAAAATCCCAATATAATAGACTGAATGATTGGTAGGTGGGACCCACTTCTCTATCACTGGGTGGTACTCTTCTGTGTTTGAGCGTTAAGATAAACACATGTTAAACATTCTATCTGCCCTTCTCAAAGAATAGTTGTATATTTTGCTGAATAATATTTTAACACTTTCAGTTCCAAACTGCTGAAATCTTTTCCTGGTTAATTGAAGTTAACTCTAATTCTTACAATTCCTTGTTGTTGTTTAAGTTTTTCACTAAATAGCATATATTTGCCAAATGACGGAAAGTTAGGCAATTCTATTGTTCAAACAAAATGCCAATGCATTCAGAAATATAACGTGAATGCCATTCTAACTCAAAGATCTAGAATTATGCTGATAAACATTTGTACCCAAACGACTGGAATATCTGAATAATTTAGAATTTTAGGATTGTCTACGACTTACTTTATCTCTCATGTTTAATATTCTTTAATTCTGAATACAAATATTTAGGTTGAAGCTCAAATACATTTTCTTTTTCAATTTTTGTGtggattattagaattagaattagaacattacagcgcagtacaggcccttcggccctcgatgttgcgccgacctgtgaaaccatctgacctacactattccattttcatccatatgtctatccaatgacacttaaatgcccttaaagttggcgagtcgactactgttgcaggcagggcgttccacacccctactactctctgcgtaaagaaactacctctgacatctgtccgatatctttcacccctcaacttaaagctatgtcccctcgtgtttgccatcatcatctgagtaaatagactctcactatccaccctatctaaccctctgattatcttgtatgtctctattaagtcacctctcctcctccttctctctgacgaaaacaaccccaagtccctcagcctttcctcgtaagaccttccctccataccaggcaacatcctagtaaatctcctctgcaccctttccaaagcttccacatccttcctataatgcggtgaccagaactgcacgcaatattcaaggtgcggcctcaccagagttttgtacagctgcagcatgacctcgtggctccgaaactcgatccccctactaataaaagctaacacaccatatgccttcttaacagccctattaacctgggtagcaactttcagggatttatgtacctggacaccaagatctctctgctcatctacactaccaagaatcttcccattagcccagtactctgcattgctgttactccttccaaagtgaatcacctcacacttctccgcatttaactccatttgccatctctcagcccagcactgcagcctatctatgtccctctgtaccctacaacacccttcgacactatccacaactccaccgaccttcgtgtcatccgcaaatttactaacccacccttctacacactcatccaggtcatttataaaaatgacaaacagcagtggccccaaaacagaaccttgcggtacaccactagtaactaaactccaggatgaacatttgccatcaaccaccaccctctgtcttctttcagctagccaatttctgatccaaagctctaaatcaccttctaccccatacttccgtattttctgcaatagccgaccgtggggaaccttatcaaacgccttactgaaatccatatacaccacatccacggctttaccctcatctacctgtttggtcaccttctcgaaaaactcaataaggtttgtgaggcacgacctacctttcacaaaaccgtgctgactatcgcaaatgaacttattcttttcaagatgattataaatcctatctcttataaccttttccaacattttacccacaactgaagtaaggctcacaggtctataattaccagggctgtctctactccccttcttgaacaaggggacaacatttgctatcctccagtcttccggcactactcctgtcgacaatgacgacataaagatcaacaacaacggctctgcaatctcctccctggcttcccagagaatcctaggataaatcccatctggcccaggggacttatctattttcacactttccaacattgctaactcctcctccttgtgaatctcaatcccatctagcctagtaggctgtatctcagtaatctcctcgacaacattttctttctctactggaaatactgacgaaaaatattaatttaacgcttcccctatcttctctgattccacacacaacttcccactactatccttgattggccctaatctaactctagtcattcttttattcctgatatacctatagaaagccttagggttttctttgatcctatccgccaatgacttctcgtgtcctctccttgctcttcttagccctccctttagatccttcctggctagcttgtaactctcaagtgccctgactgagccttcacgtctcatcctaacataagccgccttcttcctcttgacaagcccttcaacttctttagtaaaccacggctccctcgctcatacttatcaaggacacgcattagctgctccttgaataagctccacatttcgattgtgcccatcccctgcagtttccttccccatcctacgcatcctaaatcttgcctaatcgcgtcataatttcctttcccccagttataattcttgccctgcggtatatacctgtccctgcccatcgctaaggtaaacctcaccgaattgtgatcactatcgccaaattgctcaccgacatctaaattgaacacctggccgggttcatttcccagtaccaaatccaatgtggcatcgcccctggttggcctgtcaacatactgtgtcagaaaaccctcctgcacacactggacaaaaacagacccatctaaagtactcgaactatagtatttccagtcaatatttggaaagttaaagtcccccataacaactaccctgttactctcgctcctgtcgagaatcatcttcgctatcctttcctctacatctctggaactattcggaggtctatagaaaactcccaacagggtgacctctcctctcctgtttctaacctcggcccatactacctcagtagacgagtcctcaaacgtcctttctgccgctgtaatactttccttgattaacaatgccacacccccccctcttttaccctcttctctgttcttactgaaacatctaaatcccagaacctgcaacatccattcctgcccctgctctacccatgtctccgaaatggccacaacatcaggatcccaggtaccaacccgtgctgcaagctcacccaccttattccggatgctcctggcgttgaagtagacacactttaaaccaagttcttgcttgccagtgccctcttgcgtccctgtaaccttatcccctacctcactactctcaacagcctgtacactggaactacaatttaggttcccattcccctgctgatttagtttatttTTGATAGTATTTTCTTTGCATACACACTATAACTGACATTAGACAAAAAATATTGGTTAATCGATGTTTATATTTCTATAATTGAAATTTAATTTCCATATGCAATTACTCCACGCAATTCAGCTTCAGGCATTTTCATGATGATATAGTGTTAATTGTTTATTGGCATTGAACAAAAAAACCACAAACCCATGATCCCAAGCTTTCTGCCCCAAGATCTTTAGCTCTGTCCTGATTGGCTGGCTGCCACCTCTGCTCACCAACATCTGTCCTGCAACCTTGCCCTCCTCTTTGCCTTCAACTACACCCTCCCTTCTGCCTTTTGACCTTTGCCTCCCAGCTGCTTGCTTGTTTGACACCCTCTCTTCTAGCTGACaaaacattccctccctctctcactcccattTGCTCATCTGACCACCCCTCATTCCCTCATAAAAACCTTCTGTCCTGTAATCTTTCCTGATTGCTGGGTACTGTCCCCAGTAATCCCCGGCTGCAACCTTCTACCACTGGATTTCCTGCCCAGGTGCCGGCCAGTCAATCCCACATTCAACAGGACTTCCACACCCTGGAATTTCCCAACTGCTAATGAGCTCCCCagctctctccctgcctccccataCTTAATGGGCTGATGTGGCTGCATTGCTTGATAGTGGACATTGTTTTGTAAACTCAGTAAACCTGCATTTGTGGAGTGTGAAACAGAGCACTCGGAACTCCCAGCAGTGGTGTTAGTATTACTATGTGGCCTGGCAGCAACCACCAAAACTTGCATAATGAGGGAAAAGCAGTGTGAATCTCAATTAAATCTGAGGTTGACCTCTACTCTGTCCAGTCAACATCCTCATTTTAGCATCAGGTCTCCTGGAGAAGAGCTGATTTCTGGTTGTGAACATCATTTCCATAGGtggaatcatcctctgccatttctgtcacctccaacgtgatgccaccaccaaatgcatcttcccctcccctccccttttctctgtcagcattccaaagggaccgttccctccacaacaccctggtccactcctcgattatccccgacacctcgtccccttctcacaGCACCCTCCCAtctaatcgcaggaggtgtaatacctgccattttgcctcctctctcctcaatattcaaggccccaaatactctttcaggtgaagcagcgatttacttgtacttctttcaatttagtatactgtattcgctgctcacagtgtggtctcctctacattggggagcccaaacacagattgggtgatcgctatgcggaatacctctgctcagtccgaaagaatGACCCTGAGCTTtcgctgcttgccatttcaacactcctccctgctctcatgccaacaattCCGTCTttagcctgttccagtgttccagtgaacatcaacgcaagctcgaggagcagcacctgatctttcaattaggcactctccagccttgcggactgaacattgagttcaataacttcagagcatgactggcctttttttaatattttattttttaactatgtgcctgctTTTTATGTAGtcagaactgctcattattctgtgattaacactctctctggactaatgctttgttccaggacagctttgatatttaatctctcctgccctctgcccgatcaaacaccttcccctttgttgtctccgccacccccctccccttcacttgcttaaaacctaattcttgtctagcctttgccagttttgatgaaaactcacagacctgaaatgttaactctgcttctctctccatagatgctgccagacctgcttagtatttccagaagtttttgtttttatttctacaGGTGGTTCCATTGCTATTGCCAGTAACAAAGATAATTTCCATGTTTTCACCATGGTGCCAATTTTGGAAGCATCAACAATAATGACAAAAAAATTGTTAAAATCCAAATTATTGAGAATTACCCTTGAAATTACCATCcctaccatagaaacatagaaacatagaaaataggagcaggagtaggccatttggcccttcgagcctgctctgccattcattatgatcatggctgatcatccaactcagtaacctgttcccattttcgccccataccccttgatccctttaaacccaagagctgtatcgaactccttcttgaaaacatacaaagttttggtctcaactgctttctgttgttgcgaattccacaggctcaccactctctgggtgaagaaatttctcatctcagtcctgaaaggtttaccccatatccttagactatgacccctgattctggactcccccaccatcgggaacatccttcctgcatctagcctttgGCATCTACCAGATGTGGTTTTGCTTTTGATAGATATTGTGTACTGTTGATTTTACTCTCCCAGGATATTTAGCGGTGCCACCTCATTATCAAAGCTTTTTGCCTCTGTTGCTCTTTTTCCTCTTCTATCATTATACAGAACAGATCTAGGATTAGGGGGAAGGTAATTCCAGTAGCTTTGTCCTGCTGAACATATAGAGGGGGCACAGGAGGGAATGGAGGTTGGAAAAATTTCAGGTCCACTGAGACTGCCAAAATGTGGCTAAGTATAATACAGACCTCAGCAAGAAAAATGCATAAATTATTTCAAACTCTTAAAAATCTCACTAACACTGATATCAGGTATCTATGGACATGCTACAACCAAATATCTAAACTTAAATCTACATCAGCCCATTATTTGTGTAAATTCAAGAAACTCGTATGAATATCATTTGCATGGGATGCTGGAACTATGTAGATGAGCAGTAGAAAGCTACAGCAGATGCATCTCGGAAGTGGAAAGTGAAGAAATTTGCATAGCAATATTTAATACTTC from Heterodontus francisci isolate sHetFra1 chromosome 24, sHetFra1.hap1, whole genome shotgun sequence includes the following:
- the LOC137383207 gene encoding hemoglobin subunit beta-like; this translates as MVHWSKDETDEITSTWKSIDRYLLGAKALARMFKVYPWTTRYFQKLTEFTASSHGVREHAKKVMDALDCAVLHLDDVKSHFTDLSKKHADQLHVDVHSFRLLAKCFVIELAIVRKEKFPPQIQAIWEKYFAVVVDAISRQYH